In a single window of the Flavobacterium sp. W4I14 genome:
- a CDS encoding cell division protein FtsW (lipid II flippase) (product_source=COG0772; cog=COG0772; superfamily=81464; transmembrane_helix_parts=Outside_1_9,TMhelix_10_27,Inside_28_38,TMhelix_39_61,Outside_62_70,TMhelix_71_93,Inside_94_112,TMhelix_113_130,Outside_131_163,TMhelix_164_186,Inside_187_188) — protein METFTHIKTVLGIILGLSITHSLKGVVKIIEHPDRFKVYTVHLLWAFYMFLSTVYFWWFEVHLTEIKHWDFLIYLFLVIYVITYYTLAALLFPEDMKDYKDFRSYFLSRKKWFFYILAILFLFDAFDTYLKGPGYHMEMLKVYPIREIIHIIACLVAARTDNKWVQIITVSAFIIFQIYWILNYYMNG, from the coding sequence ATGGAAACCTTTACCCACATTAAAACTGTTCTTGGCATTATCTTAGGGCTGAGTATAACACACTCATTGAAGGGTGTAGTGAAAATTATTGAGCACCCAGACCGGTTCAAAGTATACACTGTCCACCTCTTGTGGGCTTTTTACATGTTTTTGAGTACAGTATATTTCTGGTGGTTTGAAGTACATTTAACAGAGATAAAACATTGGGATTTTTTGATTTACCTCTTTTTAGTGATCTATGTAATCACTTATTATACCCTGGCGGCTTTACTTTTTCCTGAGGACATGAAAGATTATAAAGATTTCAGGTCCTATTTCCTATCCCGGAAGAAATGGTTTTTCTATATCCTGGCCATACTATTTTTGTTTGATGCTTTCGATACTTATCTTAAAGGGCCAGGTTACCACATGGAGATGTTAAAGGTATACCCCATCAGGGAAATTATCCATATTATCGCCTGTCTGGTTGCGGCAAGAACAGATAATAAATGGGTGCAAATAATTACCGTATCTGCATTTATTATTTTTCAGATCTACTGGATATTAAACTATTATATGAACGGTTAA
- a CDS encoding hypothetical protein (product_source=Hypo-rule applied; pfam=PF18927; transmembrane_helix_parts=Inside_1_4,TMhelix_5_27,Outside_28_46,TMhelix_47_69,Inside_70_89,TMhelix_90_110,Outside_111_114,TMhelix_115_137,Inside_138_160) produces MIKYLTFSFAISVISWIVGMVVNAGLSKTAFYKQHFTKLNFITDEHLNRYIGIGTFKWIIIHSLFKYFNPKLSLKKNIMALELPDLRNEMTIAEISHLIGFVFVMGFVLVKAAQGYYLFALVMLIVNILMNLYPTLLQQQNKRRIDKYLKILAVRGQTQA; encoded by the coding sequence ATGATAAAATATCTCACTTTCAGCTTTGCTATTTCTGTTATATCATGGATAGTTGGTATGGTTGTAAATGCAGGGTTAAGCAAGACAGCATTTTATAAACAGCACTTCACAAAGCTTAATTTCATTACAGATGAACACCTGAATAGGTATATCGGGATAGGAACATTCAAATGGATCATTATTCATTCACTGTTTAAATATTTTAACCCCAAGCTGTCCCTTAAAAAAAACATAATGGCATTAGAATTACCCGATCTACGCAATGAAATGACAATCGCCGAAATCAGTCACCTGATCGGATTTGTTTTTGTGATGGGTTTTGTTTTGGTAAAAGCCGCGCAAGGTTACTATTTATTTGCCCTGGTCATGCTGATCGTGAATATACTGATGAACCTTTACCCCACATTGTTACAACAGCAGAATAAAAGAAGGATAGATAAATATCTTAAAATACTGGCGGTGAGAGGCCAAACCCAAGCTTAA
- a CDS encoding hypothetical protein (product_source=Hypo-rule applied), whose product METYSKGANGAVSGKAGTIGQPILEDLGVLKLGFGLSPPVF is encoded by the coding sequence ATGGAAACGTATTCAAAAGGCGCAAATGGCGCAGTCTCGGGCAAAGCAGGCACTATAGGGCAGCCTATATTGGAAGATTTAGGGGTGCTTAAGCTTGGGTTTGGCCTCTCACCGCCAGTATTTTAA
- a CDS encoding hypothetical protein (product_source=Hypo-rule applied; pfam=PF18950; superfamily=50814) has translation MKFIFILLFIVSFGASAQELKILLIGVSHNYSNYQKQDFSGIYRKIQQFKPTAFFGEFLSKEDEQHVMDYWCKKDNLKRLQTLRKNRYIPTDQLPKKIDSLKKRCLQDPENYKLKTDLAHAYYLNQDVSNGHYQYWQVFDRLKQSPDNQLQTYVNQLLSPELDTTGRSMRRLKTSEYALIAFPMMRKIGIKELLSMDCQDYDLNWNASWSVSDEKFNIFRKDTSAAFQRALKEKLAKINTGFGQYDKIEKSSTQVTEWLNTAEASAISASGDFYLPELYDMKNFPKEEMLSKIHWWLMRNEGMCNNVLNRSKEKGVKRVVVMAGANHRKYMQDIFEKMPGVIVRNINEVE, from the coding sequence ATGAAATTCATTTTCATCTTACTTTTTATCGTTTCTTTTGGGGCATCTGCTCAGGAACTGAAAATCCTTTTGATCGGTGTTTCTCATAACTACAGCAATTACCAAAAGCAGGATTTTTCGGGTATTTATCGCAAAATTCAACAATTTAAGCCCACAGCATTTTTCGGGGAATTTCTGAGTAAGGAAGATGAACAGCATGTTATGGACTATTGGTGTAAGAAAGATAACCTGAAAAGATTACAGACACTTAGAAAAAACAGATATATCCCAACAGATCAGCTACCTAAAAAAATTGACAGTTTAAAAAAACGCTGCCTACAAGATCCTGAAAACTATAAGTTAAAAACGGACCTGGCCCATGCTTACTACCTTAACCAGGATGTTTCTAATGGTCACTATCAATATTGGCAGGTTTTCGACCGGCTTAAACAATCGCCGGACAATCAGCTGCAAACTTATGTCAATCAATTGCTGAGTCCTGAATTGGATACTACCGGGCGAAGCATGAGGAGATTGAAAACCTCCGAATACGCATTGATCGCATTCCCGATGATGCGGAAAATCGGCATCAAGGAATTACTGTCCATGGATTGCCAGGACTATGACCTGAACTGGAATGCATCCTGGTCTGTGAGCGATGAAAAATTCAATATATTCAGAAAGGATACTTCCGCCGCCTTTCAGCGAGCGCTGAAGGAAAAACTGGCTAAAATAAATACAGGTTTCGGGCAATATGATAAAATTGAGAAATCTTCTACTCAGGTAACCGAATGGCTGAACACAGCTGAAGCATCTGCAATTTCCGCATCAGGAGATTTCTATCTGCCGGAGCTGTATGATATGAAGAACTTTCCTAAAGAAGAAATGCTTTCCAAGATCCATTGGTGGCTGATGAGAAATGAGGGGATGTGCAACAATGTACTAAACCGTTCAAAAGAGAAAGGGGTTAAGCGGGTTGTTGTAATGGCCGGAGCAAACCATCGCAAATATATGCAGGACATTTTCGAAAAGATGCCCGGGGTAATTGTCAGAAACATTAATGAGGTCGAATAG
- a CDS encoding hypothetical protein (product_source=Hypo-rule applied; cath_funfam=3.30.40.10; pfam=PF02148; superfamily=57850) translates to MENNSICSHIEAVKELKTAKERVCEACIKQGTDWVHLRTCQTCGITLCCDSSPMQHMSHHCRAEKHPVIISSEPGERWMYCFLDNEMVEY, encoded by the coding sequence ATGGAAAACAACAGCATCTGCAGCCACATTGAGGCTGTAAAAGAATTAAAAACTGCAAAAGAACGTGTTTGTGAAGCCTGTATAAAACAAGGTACAGATTGGGTGCATCTTCGTACATGCCAAACTTGTGGCATTACTTTATGCTGTGACTCATCGCCAATGCAACACATGTCGCATCATTGCCGGGCAGAAAAACATCCTGTTATCATCTCATCAGAACCTGGAGAACGGTGGATGTACTGCTTTCTGGATAATGAAATGGTTGAATACTGA
- a CDS encoding thioredoxin reductase (NADPH) (product_source=KO:K00384; cath_funfam=3.50.50.60; cog=COG0492; ko=KO:K00384; pfam=PF07992; superfamily=51905), whose product MNKLKLYGKPDSPEIYPIRDFLKRSVIDFEWFDITHDDLGWGQGITSFNNPDKQPVIEFPDGKVIVNPSLEQIACNLGWITEPKYAEYDLSIYGAGPAGLSAAVYAASEGLKTILIEREAIGGQAGTSSLIENYLGFPEGISGANLAERARQQALKFGVEILLLKEGIKGAFYDNRIHVDFASGEKLVAKTNICATGVEYARLNLPDEDRFFHKGVYYGAGASEAFFCQDKDLYIVGGGNSAGQAATYFSGFAKRVFMVIRKGNLADTLSEYLIQRIASIKNIHVLYYAEVAALEGDDYLQRIKIVNSQDGTETWHETSKLFICIGGKPNTEWAVETAICRDRNGYLYTGNDLLNLDQYKMCWELERPPYHLETSVPGSFAAGDVRFNSVKRVASAVGEGAMAVTQVHQYLSKL is encoded by the coding sequence ATGAACAAGCTAAAACTATATGGTAAACCAGATTCTCCTGAAATTTACCCCATAAGAGACTTTTTAAAACGAAGTGTTATCGATTTCGAATGGTTCGACATTACCCATGATGATTTGGGATGGGGCCAGGGAATCACCTCATTTAATAATCCGGATAAGCAACCTGTAATAGAATTCCCTGATGGCAAAGTGATTGTAAATCCAAGTTTAGAGCAGATTGCCTGTAACCTGGGCTGGATTACCGAACCCAAATATGCAGAATACGATCTTTCGATTTACGGCGCAGGTCCTGCGGGATTAAGCGCTGCGGTTTATGCGGCATCAGAAGGGCTGAAAACTATCCTGATTGAACGTGAGGCCATTGGTGGACAGGCTGGTACAAGTTCGTTGATCGAAAATTACCTGGGGTTTCCTGAAGGGATATCCGGGGCGAACCTTGCTGAAAGAGCCAGGCAGCAAGCACTAAAATTCGGGGTTGAGATTTTGCTTTTAAAAGAGGGGATCAAAGGTGCATTTTATGACAATAGAATCCATGTAGATTTTGCAAGCGGAGAAAAGCTTGTCGCTAAAACAAATATCTGCGCAACAGGAGTGGAGTATGCCAGACTGAATCTTCCTGATGAGGACCGGTTTTTTCATAAAGGGGTTTATTATGGTGCCGGTGCAAGTGAAGCTTTTTTCTGTCAGGATAAAGATCTTTATATTGTTGGCGGTGGAAACTCTGCCGGACAGGCTGCTACCTATTTTTCTGGCTTTGCCAAACGCGTTTTCATGGTGATCCGAAAAGGTAACCTTGCAGATACCCTATCTGAATACCTGATTCAGCGTATAGCATCGATTAAGAATATTCATGTCCTGTATTATGCTGAAGTAGCGGCATTGGAAGGTGATGATTATTTACAGCGCATCAAAATTGTAAACAGCCAGGATGGAACAGAAACATGGCACGAGACATCAAAATTATTCATCTGCATAGGTGGAAAACCCAATACCGAATGGGCTGTTGAAACTGCAATCTGCAGGGATAGAAATGGTTATCTTTATACAGGTAACGATCTGCTTAACCTGGATCAATATAAGATGTGTTGGGAGCTGGAACGGCCGCCTTATCATTTAGAAACCAGTGTTCCGGGCTCTTTTGCTGCTGGTGATGTGAGGTTTAATTCGGTAAAAAGGGTTGCATCGGCTGTAGGCGAAGGTGCCATGGCGGTAACTCAGGTTCATCAATATTTATCAAAATTGTAA
- a CDS encoding hypothetical protein (product_source=Hypo-rule applied; cath_funfam=3.30.1370.30) produces MDNDYLKHIGEMTSLSEVVNALVNQGYIVDFNLKSSQLSSGRNPIQESPEQFLIDKHYRFEGESDPDDEAIVYAISSIDGKIKGIFVNGYGTSSESAGDEVIKKIKIRTD; encoded by the coding sequence ATGGATAACGATTATTTAAAACATATCGGAGAAATGACTTCACTTTCCGAAGTTGTAAATGCCCTGGTTAATCAGGGTTATATTGTCGACTTCAATTTGAAAAGTAGCCAGTTGAGTAGCGGAAGAAATCCAATTCAGGAGTCTCCCGAGCAATTTTTGATTGATAAACATTATCGTTTTGAAGGAGAATCCGACCCCGATGATGAGGCCATTGTTTATGCCATATCCTCTATTGATGGTAAGATAAAAGGAATCTTTGTGAACGGTTACGGCACTTCATCCGAAAGCGCTGGTGATGAAGTGATTAAAAAAATAAAAATCCGAACGGATTAG
- a CDS encoding midasin (ATPase involved in ribosome maturation) (product_source=COG5271; cog=COG5271; smart=SM01085), protein MIIDPNKEELSDDKEDALTSEEDALNQSTIISDERAAEHDADLLDQADKASRSSFELDI, encoded by the coding sequence ATGATTATAGACCCAAACAAAGAAGAACTTTCTGACGATAAGGAAGATGCACTAACCAGCGAGGAAGATGCCTTAAATCAAAGCACAATCATCAGTGATGAAAGGGCTGCCGAACACGATGCCGACTTGTTAGACCAGGCAGACAAGGCCTCCCGCTCCTCTTTCGAATTGGATATTTAG
- a CDS encoding transcriptional regulator with GAF, ATPase, and Fis domain (product_source=COG3604; cath_funfam=1.10.10.60,1.10.8.60,3.40.50.300; cog=COG3604; pfam=PF00158; smart=SM00382; superfamily=46689,52540,55781) has product MRMQELDFSTNTNVDGNDVKPHANSYFEAMAETVAEQEKNFTLGELFQGVFSKLNPLFSIDCAALILYNDEMDHIIRAYLTEAISGKISCTEIISDPISLSLITKEISGFDFPVLKSQQDWIADFGENHCLINHPTEYHFHCYIPLENNGRILGTFELHNHKRELSAEGLTFCCNIADFIAGLLATIEEKNVDGPDLARPGKSQIINGSETSAFAEEKIKQLEKKVEKLSAQLAEYQIFEPEESTEILAHPEIVGSSPEMKAVYRLLNRISTTETTVLILGETGTGKELIAKAVHDGSSRSKKTMVKVNCAAIPPNLIESELFGHEKGSFTGATERRIGKFEQAHKGTIFLDEIGELPLDLQVKLLRVLQEKEIERVGGKTTILTDVRIISATNRNLLEEVEAGRFRRDLYYRLNVFPVSLPPLRNRKPDIPVLATFFLAKFAKKSNRNLDGFSKKAISTMMAYSWPGNVRELEHLIERQVVMAEGNVIKDIEIPENNKQSISSTGSVKTIFENEREHIFAVLALCNGRISGQHGAAKLLGVPATTLNSKIKKLGLAKKHIY; this is encoded by the coding sequence ATGAGAATGCAGGAATTAGATTTTAGCACCAATACTAATGTTGATGGCAATGATGTTAAGCCTCATGCCAATTCTTATTTCGAGGCTATGGCAGAAACAGTGGCAGAACAAGAAAAGAATTTTACGCTAGGAGAACTATTTCAAGGTGTGTTTTCTAAACTGAATCCATTATTTTCTATTGATTGCGCTGCATTGATTCTTTATAACGATGAAATGGATCACATTATAAGAGCATATCTCACAGAGGCTATTTCAGGCAAAATATCCTGTACAGAAATTATTTCCGATCCGATCAGCCTTTCGCTGATTACAAAAGAAATATCAGGTTTTGATTTTCCTGTGCTCAAATCGCAGCAAGACTGGATAGCTGATTTTGGTGAGAACCATTGCCTTATCAATCATCCTACAGAATATCATTTTCATTGTTATATTCCTTTAGAGAATAACGGTCGCATACTGGGAACTTTCGAACTTCATAACCATAAGCGGGAATTAAGTGCGGAAGGACTAACTTTTTGCTGTAACATTGCCGATTTCATAGCGGGACTGCTCGCTACAATTGAGGAAAAAAATGTAGATGGCCCTGATCTTGCAAGGCCTGGTAAGTCTCAGATTATAAACGGGTCTGAAACATCAGCCTTTGCTGAAGAGAAAATTAAGCAGTTAGAAAAGAAAGTTGAAAAACTAAGTGCGCAGCTTGCTGAATACCAGATTTTTGAGCCTGAAGAATCAACTGAAATCCTCGCACACCCTGAAATTGTTGGCAGTAGCCCTGAAATGAAAGCGGTTTACAGACTGCTCAACCGGATTTCCACTACAGAAACTACGGTTTTAATTTTGGGTGAAACCGGAACAGGGAAAGAGCTGATCGCCAAAGCCGTTCACGACGGGTCTTCAAGAAGCAAAAAAACGATGGTTAAGGTCAACTGTGCCGCTATTCCACCTAATTTAATCGAATCTGAACTTTTTGGTCATGAGAAAGGGAGTTTTACGGGCGCCACGGAAAGAAGGATTGGTAAGTTCGAACAGGCACATAAGGGCACAATCTTTCTGGATGAAATAGGCGAGTTACCGCTCGATTTACAAGTTAAATTACTCCGTGTTTTACAGGAAAAAGAAATAGAGCGTGTCGGGGGCAAAACAACTATTTTAACTGATGTGCGCATCATCTCGGCCACCAACAGAAATCTTTTAGAAGAAGTGGAGGCGGGGCGGTTTAGGCGTGATTTATACTACAGGTTAAATGTTTTTCCGGTTTCATTGCCACCACTTCGAAATCGGAAACCGGATATACCTGTGTTGGCTACTTTTTTCTTAGCGAAATTTGCAAAAAAGTCGAATCGAAATCTTGATGGATTTTCAAAAAAGGCAATTTCTACGATGATGGCTTACAGCTGGCCTGGGAATGTAAGAGAATTGGAGCACCTCATCGAAAGGCAGGTGGTAATGGCAGAGGGTAATGTGATTAAGGATATCGAAATTCCGGAGAATAATAAACAATCCATATCTTCAACCGGGTCTGTTAAAACCATATTTGAAAATGAACGTGAGCATATATTCGCTGTATTGGCGTTATGTAACGGGCGGATTTCCGGTCAGCATGGCGCAGCAAAATTATTGGGTGTTCCGGCAACCACGTTAAATTCGAAAATCAAAAAGCTTGGGCTGGCCAAAAAACACATTTATTGA
- a CDS encoding non-heme chloroperoxidase (product_source=KO:K00433; cath_funfam=3.40.50.1820; cog=COG0596; ko=KO:K00433; pfam=PF00561; superfamily=53474), whose translation MMKYNQLIAVTLLISAIGLGSCKEQPKESKEEKQTTAATEGRKEYYEVAPNVKLHVTDLGNGPAVVLIHGYPLSDASWEYQYHALVKAGYRAIGITLRGFGQSDKPFGKYDYDQFADDIKSVLDQMDVKDAVIGGHSMGGAIALHYVAKYNGAHVKKLGLFSAAAPRHTKTADYPYPLFTKDDISQWVALNNSDRPALLAAVGAKFALTPSSLSPGIGQWLYSIELQSSAYAMEQALISLRDEDLRADLAKIKVPTLIMHAKDDHIVAYALAQQMNKGIAGSKLVTFDKSGHASFLEEKDKFNEELIKFIKE comes from the coding sequence ATGATGAAGTACAATCAACTCATTGCGGTCACTTTGCTAATTTCAGCAATTGGTTTAGGCTCGTGTAAGGAGCAGCCGAAAGAAAGCAAAGAGGAAAAACAAACAACAGCAGCTACCGAAGGAAGAAAAGAATACTATGAGGTTGCGCCAAATGTAAAACTGCACGTAACTGATTTAGGCAATGGTCCGGCAGTAGTGCTGATCCATGGTTACCCATTAAGCGACGCATCCTGGGAGTATCAGTACCATGCCTTGGTTAAGGCCGGTTATCGGGCAATTGGGATTACTTTGAGAGGCTTTGGCCAGTCTGATAAGCCATTCGGTAAATATGACTACGATCAGTTTGCGGATGATATTAAAAGTGTTTTAGACCAGATGGATGTAAAAGACGCTGTAATCGGCGGGCATTCCATGGGAGGGGCGATCGCCTTACATTATGTGGCAAAATACAATGGCGCACATGTTAAAAAACTTGGTCTGTTCTCGGCAGCAGCTCCCCGCCACACTAAAACCGCCGATTATCCTTACCCATTGTTTACCAAAGATGATATCAGCCAATGGGTAGCACTTAATAATTCAGACCGCCCGGCATTATTAGCTGCGGTAGGTGCTAAATTTGCACTAACGCCAAGCTCACTGTCTCCAGGGATTGGCCAATGGTTATATTCCATTGAACTTCAATCATCTGCATATGCAATGGAGCAGGCACTTATTTCGCTGAGAGATGAAGATTTGAGGGCTGATCTGGCAAAAATCAAAGTTCCAACTTTAATCATGCATGCAAAAGACGATCACATTGTAGCTTATGCCTTAGCACAGCAAATGAATAAAGGAATCGCGGGTTCTAAACTCGTAACCTTTGATAAAAGCGGCCATGCTTCCTTTCTCGAAGAAAAAGATAAGTTCAATGAAGAACTGATCAAATTCATTAAAGAATAA
- a CDS encoding hypothetical protein (product_source=Hypo-rule applied) — translation MRLKYQSVFNSPLLEGCPQDGVFYSSWPDRPFSFGTKKTSVASLNAVENIKAHEKTKVSAENFCIEVSAWAWPVDSQKFVRPI, via the coding sequence ATGAGGTTGAAATATCAGTCGGTATTTAATTCCCCTCTTTTAGAGGGGTGTCCGCAGGACGGGGTGTTTTATTCGTCCTGGCCGGACAGGCCTTTTTCTTTTGGCACCAAAAAGACCAGCGTAGCTAGCTTGAATGCCGTTGAAAACATAAAAGCCCATGAAAAAACAAAAGTGTCGGCTGAAAATTTTTGTATTGAAGTTTCTGCATGGGCTTGGCCTGTGGATTCCCAAAAATTTGTTAGGCCGATTTAA